A segment of the Amycolatopsis thermophila genome:
CAACATCGCGGCCGGTGACGCGAACTACCTGTCGCTGCTGGACGAAGCCGACGCCTACGTCGAGCGCAACGGCCTGGACCTGCCGGAGGAACCCGAAGCGCGCGAGCTGGGACCCGACCCGGCGTGCGTGACCGACCCCCTGCTCGAACTCGACCTGGCCGCCGCCGGAGTCGGCTCGATCGTGTGGGCGACCGGGTTCGCCGTCGACTACGGCTGGCTGCAGGTCGACGCGTTCGACGAGAACGGCAAGCCGGAGCACCGGCGCGGGGTGTCCACCGAGCCGGGTGTGTACTTCCTGGGACTGCCGTGGCTGGCGCGCCGCGGATCGAGCTTCATCTGGGGGGTGTGGCACGACGCCAAGTTCGTCGCCGACCACATCACCACCCAGCGCAACTACCTGCGGTACTGAAAACCCGCGCCCCGGCGCGTGAATTCGCTGTTTCGCCCCTGTTGTCGCCGGACAACGCGGCAGATCCACCGCTTTGCATCACCGTTTCCGATGCATTGTTTCGTCTATTTCTTCTTGTTCGATGCGGTGCCGGCTCCTAGCGTCATCGCGAGAACTGGCCCGAGGAGGCACCCATGACCCGATCCGACTCACCTCCCGTCGAGGAGCTGACCGCGGCGCTCGCCGATCCGGCGACGCTGCGCCGCAGCGTCGCGGCCGGCGCCGTCGGGGTCTTTGTCCACTGGTTCGACTGGGCCGCCTACGCCTACCTCGCCAGCACCATCGCCGCGGTCTTCTTCCCGGCGGAGAACAGCACCGCCGGCCTGCTCGCGGTGTTCGGGGTGTTCGCGGTCTCCTTCGGCATCCGCCCGATCGGCGCGCTGGTGTTCGGCCCGCTCGGCGACCGCGTCGGCCGCAAGCGGACGCTGTCGGTCGTCATCTTCATGATGTCCGGGGCGACGCTGGTGATCGGGCTGCTGCCCGGCTACTCGACGCTCGGGATCGCGGCGCCGGTGCTGCTGGTGGTCCTGCGCCTGTTGCAGGGCTTCGCGGCGGGCGGTGAGTTCGGCAGCGCGGCGAGCTTCCTCGCCGAGTACGCACCCCGCCGTCGCCGCGGGTTCGGGGTCAGCTGGCTGGAAGTCGGTTCCCTGCTGGGATTCCTCGCCGGGTCGTTCGTGTTCCTCCTGTTGTCGCTGGGACTGTCGGACGCGCAGCTCACCTCGTGGGGCTGGCGGATCCCGTTCCTCATCGCCGCACCGCTGGGCATCATCGGCTTCGTCATCCGCAACAAGATCGAGGACACCCCGGAGTACCGCGCCCTCGAGGCGACCGACAACGTGCCGCGCAGCCCGGTGCGGGAACTGTTCCGCCACAACAAGAAGCAGCTGCTGCAGGCCGCCGGCCTGATGACGATGATGCACGTGCCGTTCTACGC
Coding sequences within it:
- a CDS encoding MFS transporter; its protein translation is MTRSDSPPVEELTAALADPATLRRSVAAGAVGVFVHWFDWAAYAYLASTIAAVFFPAENSTAGLLAVFGVFAVSFGIRPIGALVFGPLGDRVGRKRTLSVVIFMMSGATLVIGLLPGYSTLGIAAPVLLVVLRLLQGFAAGGEFGSAASFLAEYAPRRRRGFGVSWLEVGSLLGFLAGSFVFLLLSLGLSDAQLTSWGWRIPFLIAAPLGIIGFVIRNKIEDTPEYRALEATDNVPRSPVRELFRHNKKQLLQAAGLMTMMHVPFYAVLTYLVTYETDHLGHSAGSAALLSTVISLVGLVLVPGFGRLSDRVGRRPVLIGAGVALFVLATPAFLLMRTGLAGTWVAALALGVILAAILGTYAVWSAEIFPTRTRQGGLSIAYNLTAALFAGTVPYVMTVLISATGTTLVPGPYLMVAAVIGLVAAFSMRETVGTPLLRAEDLDG